A region from the Acidobacteriota bacterium genome encodes:
- a CDS encoding peptidase M48 has protein sequence MGKVQGKTGPLNASFHRSLPLGGVVCLLLLGQGFAQLSADTRSSSAADQQLRTSSPFATPWLLRQAEQPQVDIRGSAAATKVSEPLPKTKYTLEPDPFNFDLHESAPRDEAQTPDPQASHVDTAQRLASLPPSAFDTRKADAKAKEAKYDINRIGDRGVGKKLNFYSIEKEEALGRELAQQVEHQAKLLTDSVITEYVNRIGQTLVRHSDAKVPFTIKVVDDEQVNAFALPGGFFYVNTGVLLAADTEAELAGVMAHEIAHVAARHTTRNATKQYIWNIASIPLIFVGGPVGAAIRQASGFMVPMSFLKFSRDSEREADFLGLEYEYAAGYDPTAFVDFFEKLEAQQKRKSGFIVRAFSTHPMNDDRIRRAEEELDMLPARDDYIVTTSEFERVKSRLITLNHGRALDTGKSGQPTLRKHTVEDEHPPILRR, from the coding sequence ATGGGCAAAGTCCAAGGGAAAACGGGCCCCCTCAACGCTTCATTCCACCGCTCTCTTCCACTTGGAGGCGTAGTTTGCCTGCTTTTGCTCGGACAGGGATTCGCGCAGCTATCAGCTGACACCAGAAGCAGTAGCGCTGCCGATCAGCAGCTTCGCACTTCCAGTCCATTCGCAACGCCCTGGTTACTTAGGCAGGCTGAGCAGCCGCAAGTCGACATCAGGGGTTCGGCCGCAGCCACGAAAGTCAGTGAGCCACTGCCGAAGACCAAGTACACGTTGGAGCCGGATCCATTCAATTTCGATCTACACGAAAGTGCACCCCGCGACGAAGCTCAAACGCCCGATCCGCAGGCTTCCCATGTCGACACGGCACAACGACTAGCCTCATTGCCACCGTCCGCATTCGATACGCGCAAAGCCGATGCTAAAGCGAAGGAAGCCAAATACGACATCAATCGTATCGGCGACCGTGGAGTTGGGAAGAAACTCAATTTCTATTCAATCGAAAAGGAAGAAGCGCTGGGGAGAGAACTGGCGCAACAAGTTGAACATCAAGCCAAGCTCCTGACTGATTCGGTAATCACAGAATATGTCAACCGCATAGGCCAAACTCTGGTTCGTCATTCTGACGCGAAGGTGCCTTTCACGATCAAAGTTGTTGACGATGAGCAGGTAAACGCCTTCGCTCTTCCCGGCGGGTTCTTTTACGTAAACACCGGAGTCCTGCTTGCCGCCGACACCGAAGCCGAACTAGCAGGTGTGATGGCTCACGAGATCGCCCACGTGGCTGCACGTCATACTACGCGCAACGCGACCAAGCAGTACATCTGGAATATTGCTTCCATCCCCTTGATTTTCGTGGGCGGCCCGGTAGGAGCTGCGATTCGGCAAGCATCGGGTTTTATGGTGCCAATGTCGTTTCTCAAATTCAGCCGGGACTCTGAGCGCGAAGCCGACTTCCTTGGTTTGGAATATGAGTACGCGGCCGGCTACGATCCAACGGCTTTCGTGGATTTTTTCGAGAAGCTCGAGGCACAGCAGAAGCGGAAGTCGGGATTCATTGTCCGGGCTTTCTCGACGCATCCGATGAACGATGACCGCATCCGCCGCGCGGAAGAGGAACTTGACATGCTTCCTGCGCGCGATGATTACATTGTCACCACCAGCGAGTTCGAGCGGGTGAAGTCCCGGCTCATTACGCTGAATCACGGCCGAGCGCTTGATACTGGAAAATCAGGGCAGCCCACGCTGCGCAAGCACACAGTCGAGGATGAGCATCCGCCAATCCTGCGCAGATAA
- a CDS encoding MFS transporter, translating into MAQRLRDIKAGFERPFWVANITELFERLSYYAAFASLARYLHETLRFPVQQASSLTGLFGGLVWFLAAFGGAVADRLGFRRALSVAYLILSCSYFLLGSLGASWIAPLREHIPLVGLVTFVLMLPALGIALVKPSVVGTTARASKENVRSIGYSIYYTLVNIGGAAGPYVASWVHQRVSVENVFRVAALSVFLMFFAVLIFFREPRRTGEVQTASLGEALKNFGTVVSNRRFMLFLLIFSGYWIVYWQEFIILPLYVHDYINPRTDTELMLITGPLVVIAFTMVVSILTQKIPAFQAIILGTLISGVAWIVLVFFPSVPGAYFTLVVVALGEITQSPRYYEYISRLAPPGQQGTYMGFAFLPIGIGSFAAGVFGGKFIHYFGEVTHQPQGIWWAVTGVGVLTALLLWVYDRMLARNITSSVGA; encoded by the coding sequence ATGGCTCAGCGGTTAAGAGACATCAAGGCTGGCTTCGAACGACCATTTTGGGTGGCGAACATCACGGAGCTGTTTGAGCGGCTTTCCTACTACGCCGCATTCGCTTCGCTGGCTCGCTACCTGCACGAAACTCTCAGGTTCCCGGTGCAACAAGCCAGCAGCCTGACTGGACTGTTCGGCGGATTGGTCTGGTTTTTGGCTGCCTTTGGTGGCGCGGTCGCAGATCGGCTGGGATTTCGTCGCGCGCTCTCCGTGGCTTATCTCATTTTGAGCTGCTCGTATTTCCTGCTTGGGTCACTCGGAGCTTCTTGGATTGCGCCCCTCCGGGAACACATCCCTCTCGTGGGTCTCGTGACGTTCGTACTCATGCTTCCCGCATTGGGCATCGCTCTGGTCAAGCCCTCGGTAGTAGGCACGACTGCGCGAGCTTCGAAAGAGAACGTACGCTCGATTGGATACTCGATTTACTACACTTTAGTGAACATTGGCGGTGCCGCAGGACCATACGTAGCGTCCTGGGTCCATCAGCGCGTAAGCGTCGAGAACGTCTTTCGGGTTGCGGCGCTGAGCGTTTTCCTGATGTTCTTCGCAGTATTGATCTTCTTCCGCGAACCCCGGCGAACCGGCGAGGTTCAGACTGCCAGTCTGGGGGAAGCGCTGAAAAATTTTGGGACTGTCGTATCCAACCGGCGCTTCATGCTTTTTCTGCTTATCTTTTCCGGTTACTGGATCGTCTACTGGCAAGAGTTCATCATTCTGCCGCTCTATGTTCACGATTACATCAATCCAAGAACCGACACGGAATTGATGTTAATCACGGGGCCGCTCGTAGTAATCGCTTTCACCATGGTGGTAAGTATCCTCACGCAAAAGATTCCTGCTTTCCAGGCGATCATCCTTGGAACTCTCATATCCGGAGTCGCCTGGATCGTGCTCGTATTCTTCCCCTCTGTTCCCGGCGCGTATTTCACGCTCGTTGTTGTTGCTTTGGGCGAAATCACGCAGTCGCCGCGCTACTACGAATACATCTCCCGGCTCGCTCCGCCAGGACAGCAAGGCACATACATGGGTTTCGCCTTCCTCCCCATCGGGATTGGCTCTTTTGCAGCCGGCGTATTTGGAGGAAAGTTCATACATTACTTCGGCGAAGTCACCCATCAGCCCCAAGGAATCTGGTGGGCAGTCACCGGAGTCGGCGTTCTGACTGCCTTATTGTTATGGGTTTACGACAGAATGTTGGCTCGTAACATTACTTCGTCAGTGGGAGCCTAA
- a CDS encoding YggU family protein yields the protein MVRIQQSGESVTFAVKVHPRAKQDRISGVLGDALKLEISAPPVEGKANDACINFFSNFLKMPRSSVTIAAGLSSRNKVIRITGVKTSAIERAFAIALEAQKAH from the coding sequence ATGGTCAGAATCCAGCAATCGGGAGAATCGGTCACCTTCGCGGTGAAAGTTCACCCGAGGGCAAAACAAGATCGAATCTCCGGCGTGCTCGGGGATGCGCTCAAACTCGAAATTTCTGCTCCTCCCGTCGAAGGCAAAGCAAACGATGCCTGCATCAACTTTTTTTCGAATTTTCTTAAAATGCCGCGCTCCTCCGTTACCATTGCCGCCGGCCTCAGCAGTCGCAACAAAGTCATTCGCATTACCGGAGTCAAGACGTCCGCCATCGAACGGGCGTTCGCAATTGCACTCGAAGCACAGAAGGCACACTGA
- a CDS encoding YggS family pyridoxal phosphate-dependent enzyme produces the protein MKPLTAIAENVASVQERIVVTARRSGRRSAEIILMAVTKTQPVESIFAAYEAGIRSFGENRVQEFASKSEQLGELKDAEFALVGRLQSNKAGKAIDLFSVIHSVDSLRLAERISTLVVASSRAPMPIAIEINSGDPAKAGLTPDSPELEELLRAAQRLPGISIQGLMTIPPLSEDPQRARPYFRQLRELRDDIAKRKLPAIKMDLLSIGMSHDFEVAIEEGSTCVRIGTAIFGERN, from the coding sequence ATGAAGCCATTAACCGCCATCGCTGAAAATGTCGCCTCCGTTCAAGAACGAATCGTAGTAACAGCACGCCGTTCCGGGCGTAGGAGTGCCGAAATAATCTTAATGGCGGTTACGAAGACTCAGCCGGTCGAAAGCATCTTCGCGGCTTATGAGGCCGGCATTCGCAGCTTTGGCGAAAACCGAGTACAGGAGTTTGCGTCGAAGAGTGAGCAGTTGGGAGAACTAAAGGATGCGGAATTCGCGCTTGTGGGACGGCTTCAATCCAATAAGGCGGGTAAGGCTATTGATCTCTTCTCAGTAATACACTCCGTTGACTCTTTGCGGCTAGCCGAGCGAATTAGCACACTTGTAGTCGCCTCCAGCCGCGCACCAATGCCGATCGCGATTGAGATCAACTCCGGAGATCCCGCCAAAGCGGGATTAACTCCAGACTCTCCCGAGTTAGAAGAACTATTGCGTGCAGCGCAGCGACTGCCGGGTATAAGCATCCAAGGCCTGATGACTATTCCTCCCCTCAGCGAGGATCCCCAAAGAGCCCGTCCATACTTTCGACAATTGCGCGAATTGCGCGACGACATCGCGAAACGGAAATTGCCCGCAATCAAAATGGACCTGCTTTCCATAGGTATGTCTCACGATTTCGAAGTCGCCATTGAAGAGGGTTCCACATGCGTCCGCATTGGCACGGCGATCTTCGGCGAGCGGAACTGA
- a CDS encoding NrdH-redoxin: MDLTVYTAFWCRDCREAKNFLKKHNIPFNEVDIECTPGAVDELIRNVGKRAIPQFVINGKWVQPYRPGEGFLYEEMSALLGVQE; the protein is encoded by the coding sequence ATGGACTTAACCGTTTACACGGCGTTCTGGTGTCGGGACTGTCGTGAGGCCAAGAACTTTCTCAAGAAACACAATATTCCCTTTAATGAAGTCGACATCGAGTGCACGCCGGGCGCAGTGGACGAACTTATACGGAACGTAGGCAAACGTGCGATACCGCAGTTCGTCATCAATGGCAAATGGGTACAGCCCTACCGACCTGGAGAAGGTTTCCTTTACGAAGAAATGAGCGCTCTGCTAGGCGTCCAGGAGTGA
- a CDS encoding RNA polymerase subunit sigma-70, protein MKTQSPRETPVRALEFETDERLLIEAAQRDPLRFAELYESNFERVYAFVAYRVRDREEAQDLTAEIFHQALASIQRFEWQGKPFAAWLLGIAARVLADRWERLGKRLEVPGDEVEEAAIAAVVEQRAMLFQLVEALPADQRQVIIRRFVDQRSIREIAQELGRSEGAVKQLQFRALQTLRSHMRGRYV, encoded by the coding sequence ATGAAGACACAGTCCCCTAGGGAGACGCCAGTGAGGGCTCTGGAGTTTGAAACCGACGAACGGCTTTTGATTGAGGCCGCGCAACGCGATCCGCTCCGCTTTGCTGAGCTCTATGAGAGCAATTTCGAACGCGTATATGCCTTTGTCGCTTACCGCGTTCGTGATCGCGAAGAAGCGCAGGACCTGACGGCTGAAATCTTTCATCAGGCGCTTGCCAGTATTCAGCGGTTCGAGTGGCAGGGTAAACCCTTCGCTGCCTGGTTGCTTGGCATCGCAGCGAGAGTTTTGGCAGATCGTTGGGAGCGGCTGGGTAAACGGCTAGAAGTTCCTGGCGACGAAGTAGAAGAGGCTGCAATTGCAGCTGTCGTCGAGCAGCGTGCGATGTTGTTCCAGCTTGTCGAGGCTTTGCCGGCAGATCAACGGCAGGTCATCATCCGCCGCTTCGTCGATCAGCGCAGCATACGCGAGATCGCGCAGGAACTTGGACGAAGCGAAGGGGCCGTCAAGCAACTTCAGTTCCGCGCATTGCAGACTTTGCGCAGTCATATGAGGGGTAGATATGTTTAG
- a CDS encoding energy transducer TonB, whose product MFSPALIQQLDFGIDVLFAEPDAAISNVDATVAELLGVAADLRTLPRPDFRSQLRVRLMESALASSPLSGREVMASAVIAGRSFPQPPANSAKERIFPTLFAEDASSYALHRSNFALSVLAHAVALTLIITSGFWVDQHHERRVQTLTLIEPPVSDYLALDNATKSAGGGGGGGDHDKLQASQGHLPKKSLEQFAPAEVVIRNDHAKLIAEATVVVPLQVNSPDKRLPNLGNPRSAVAGPPSNGIGYGASIGGGAGLGIGSGIGGGLGAGWGAGYGGGVYTVGGGVSAPRAIYKPDPEYSPEAREAKYQGTVVLSLVVAPDGRAHELRVVRSLGMGLDEKAIEAVKQWRFEPARKEGKPVAVAIDVEVNFRLF is encoded by the coding sequence ATGTTTAGTCCGGCACTTATCCAACAGCTTGATTTCGGGATCGATGTTCTGTTCGCCGAGCCTGATGCCGCGATTTCCAACGTCGATGCAACGGTGGCTGAACTCTTGGGCGTAGCAGCGGATTTGCGTACTCTGCCACGGCCCGATTTTCGGTCGCAACTAAGAGTCAGATTGATGGAGAGCGCTCTCGCAAGCTCACCGTTGAGCGGGCGTGAGGTGATGGCCTCGGCGGTCATTGCCGGTCGATCGTTCCCGCAGCCGCCAGCCAATTCCGCTAAAGAACGCATATTTCCAACACTTTTCGCAGAAGATGCAAGCAGCTATGCCCTGCACCGATCGAATTTTGCACTCTCCGTACTGGCACACGCAGTAGCGTTGACCCTGATTATTACTTCGGGCTTTTGGGTCGATCAGCATCATGAGCGGAGAGTGCAGACTCTCACGCTTATAGAACCTCCCGTTTCGGACTATTTGGCTCTCGATAATGCGACCAAGTCCGCGGGAGGAGGGGGTGGTGGTGGCGATCATGACAAACTGCAAGCGTCGCAAGGACACCTTCCGAAGAAATCTCTGGAGCAATTTGCCCCAGCCGAGGTTGTGATTCGGAATGATCATGCGAAATTGATTGCTGAGGCTACTGTGGTCGTACCTCTGCAAGTAAATTCTCCCGATAAGCGGTTGCCCAATTTGGGAAATCCGAGATCTGCGGTTGCGGGACCTCCATCGAATGGGATTGGATACGGTGCATCGATTGGTGGGGGTGCTGGTCTCGGCATCGGCAGCGGAATCGGGGGAGGGCTTGGGGCAGGCTGGGGTGCAGGCTACGGTGGCGGAGTATATACAGTGGGAGGTGGAGTAAGCGCTCCCCGGGCGATCTACAAGCCCGATCCTGAGTACTCGCCCGAGGCTCGCGAGGCAAAGTATCAGGGCACGGTGGTGCTGTCGCTGGTCGTGGCACCGGACGGCAGGGCTCACGAGCTGCGCGTTGTGCGCTCGTTAGGCATGGGTCTCGATGAAAAAGCCATCGAAGCAGTAAAGCAGTGGCGCTTCGAACCGGCTCGCAAAGAGGGTAAGCCGGTGGCAGTTGCCATCGATGTTGAAGTGAATTTCCGGCTCTTCTGA
- a CDS encoding aldose 1-epimerase yields MKNRRLFFLLLLTFFTQSLAQKTNTAQKGTKVVPAPSSVSIGGEPVVVLKRPQSTDQSKPQFLTATVLPGRGMAVLQITAYVPGKGEVEVLAAPSLGDAKDLLDNHDDKFGNKIFTIGGAFLVPYANRIRGKVSSDGNEITTTVAGQTVHLPANWSGKNPGAEKHSMHGLMLTSKFENVGQHSAPDASTVSGTFHAGDWSGHWPSSTDVTVKVALTNQAAELTITAKNVGKEPLPMGIGWHPYFAIPGGDRKQARLHLPAEKVAGMNNYDDVFPTGEVHPVTMGNGKYNFTAPEGKPLDDIYLDDNFQDLKRDATGSATTAVIDPASKYGIRIRALSREIKSIQVYSPPDKSFVAVEPQFNLPDPYGSEWKNKLTSMVVLKPGESTTWRVRLELFAPTT; encoded by the coding sequence ATGAAAAATCGCCGGTTGTTTTTCCTGCTTTTGCTCACGTTTTTTACGCAATCGCTCGCACAAAAAACCAACACAGCGCAAAAGGGAACAAAAGTTGTTCCGGCCCCAAGCTCAGTCTCTATTGGCGGAGAACCAGTTGTCGTATTAAAGCGTCCCCAGAGCACTGATCAAAGCAAGCCGCAGTTCCTGACAGCCACTGTGCTTCCCGGACGAGGAATGGCGGTGCTGCAAATCACAGCCTACGTGCCCGGAAAGGGCGAAGTTGAAGTCCTCGCCGCGCCCTCGCTCGGCGATGCCAAGGATCTGCTCGACAACCACGACGACAAGTTTGGCAATAAGATTTTCACTATTGGCGGCGCCTTCCTTGTGCCCTATGCCAATCGGATTCGCGGCAAGGTTTCATCCGACGGAAACGAGATCACCACCACGGTTGCTGGTCAGACAGTGCACTTGCCGGCGAACTGGAGCGGCAAAAACCCCGGAGCCGAGAAGCATTCGATGCATGGACTGATGCTTACCTCGAAATTTGAAAATGTTGGCCAGCACAGCGCTCCCGACGCTTCGACCGTTTCGGGAACCTTTCATGCTGGTGATTGGAGTGGGCATTGGCCATCCAGCACAGATGTAACCGTAAAAGTCGCGCTCACTAATCAAGCAGCCGAATTGACGATCACGGCCAAGAACGTCGGAAAGGAGCCGCTGCCGATGGGAATCGGATGGCATCCATACTTCGCGATTCCCGGCGGGGACCGCAAGCAAGCACGTCTACATTTGCCTGCAGAGAAAGTCGCGGGAATGAATAACTACGATGACGTCTTCCCCACTGGCGAAGTTCATCCGGTCACGATGGGAAACGGCAAATACAACTTCACGGCGCCGGAAGGCAAGCCGCTCGATGACATCTACCTGGACGACAATTTCCAGGATTTGAAGCGCGATGCAACCGGCAGTGCGACAACGGCGGTCATTGATCCTGCTTCGAAGTATGGAATTCGCATTCGGGCGTTGTCGCGAGAGATAAAGTCAATCCAGGTTTACTCGCCACCGGACAAGAGCTTCGTTGCCGTCGAGCCGCAGTTCAATCTTCCGGATCCCTATGGCAGCGAGTGGAAGAACAAACTGACGAGCATGGTCGTTCTCAAGCCGGGAGAGTCGACCACGTGGCGCGTGCGCTTGGAGTTATTCGCTCCGACGACATAG
- a CDS encoding PadR family transcriptional regulator, translating to MNPHYQNRIELLQGTLDLLILQTLIWGEQHGYGISQVIRVQSGDVLQVDTGSLYPALHRLERQKWIKSAWKLTENNQRAKFYQLTAAGRRQLAEERSRWTQMSDAIAAVLKPVRSE from the coding sequence ATGAATCCTCATTATCAAAATCGCATTGAACTCTTGCAGGGGACCCTCGATCTGCTGATTCTCCAGACCTTGATTTGGGGTGAGCAACATGGGTATGGGATCAGTCAGGTGATCCGAGTGCAATCCGGAGATGTTCTTCAGGTTGATACAGGATCGCTCTATCCCGCGCTCCATCGTCTTGAACGTCAGAAGTGGATCAAATCGGCATGGAAGCTTACAGAAAACAATCAACGCGCGAAGTTTTATCAGCTAACCGCTGCGGGCCGCAGACAACTTGCTGAAGAGCGTTCGCGCTGGACTCAGATGTCAGATGCCATTGCGGCAGTGCTGAAACCCGTACGCTCGGAATAA
- a CDS encoding ABC transporter permease has product MWSGASLEAFWQDLRYGARMLAKSPGFALIAILTLALGIGANTAIFSVVNGVLLNPLPYPHPEQIVSLFTEMPNFKNGSISYPNFEDWRRMNRSFSSIAAYRSTGFNLSGHGEPEHLHGEMISAGFFEILGINPLLGRSFSADEDRLGANPTVMITEGLWKRKYGSDPTIIGQRMVLNDVGRTIIGVVPSTFHLHIQNFQRGGPANEVYAAVGEFNEPQFHNNRAAGWGLDGIGRLKPGVTFEQARADMDRVSRDLAAAYPDVNGSKKAYLLPLKDEMVGDMRPVLLVILGAVMFVLLIACVNVANLLLARATGRSREFAIRIALGAGEMRIIRQLLTESVLLAFVGGALGLVLAKFGTAAAIAAMPVTMPRAEDIGLDQRVLLFTLVVSILSGIAFGLAPAWKTSRSDVGSTLKESGRTLAGGRSRAQGIFVISEMALAVVLLIGAGLMIRTLIVLWGLDAGFSPHNVMTFSFSGPASYKNKSPDLVRATQRQLHDKLASLPGVEAVSFSWGATLMQSDNEDYFWIVGRPMPRLSQLPMTLRYLVEPEYLKAMQIQLKRGRFFTAADNEHAPRVAVIDESFAEKYFPGEDPIGHFINTNTDPDDPDKAPNPQIVGVVAHVNQWGLDSDSKSPLHAQMYEPIMQVPDSALKRGGLASDVYLRTTLPGVPSFEEMRERLSEVNGELVVFSPEPLEEIVAHSIGQKRFAMTLLAVFAGIALLLASVGIYGVLSYLVGQRTQEIGVRMALGAQRFHVLQLVMNDGARMTLVGLAIGVIAALGLTRLLSHMLFGVKPTDPLTFLAVATLLCTIALLACYVPAHRAMRVDPTVALRYE; this is encoded by the coding sequence ATGTGGTCGGGAGCTTCTCTTGAAGCCTTTTGGCAGGATTTGCGTTACGGAGCACGCATGCTGGCCAAGTCCCCGGGTTTCGCCCTGATTGCCATCTTGACTCTCGCGCTGGGAATTGGCGCGAACACAGCAATCTTTTCTGTTGTGAACGGAGTGTTGCTCAATCCGCTACCATATCCACATCCCGAGCAGATCGTTTCTTTGTTCACCGAAATGCCGAATTTCAAAAACGGGTCGATTTCATATCCAAACTTTGAAGACTGGCGCCGGATGAATCGCAGTTTCAGCTCCATCGCTGCGTATCGCTCCACTGGATTCAACCTCTCGGGGCATGGCGAACCCGAGCATCTGCATGGAGAGATGATCTCGGCAGGTTTCTTTGAGATTCTCGGGATAAATCCTCTTTTGGGACGCAGCTTCTCCGCCGACGAAGACCGGCTGGGCGCCAACCCGACTGTGATGATTACTGAAGGATTGTGGAAGCGGAAATACGGATCCGACCCCACGATTATTGGCCAACGCATGGTGCTGAATGATGTGGGCCGCACCATCATTGGGGTGGTTCCATCCACGTTTCATCTGCATATCCAGAATTTCCAGCGCGGGGGACCAGCAAACGAGGTCTATGCCGCGGTTGGGGAATTCAACGAGCCGCAGTTTCACAATAATCGCGCTGCAGGGTGGGGTTTAGACGGAATCGGTCGCCTGAAACCCGGGGTCACCTTCGAACAGGCTCGTGCAGACATGGATCGCGTTTCGCGAGATCTGGCCGCTGCTTATCCCGACGTCAACGGGAGTAAGAAGGCTTATCTGCTGCCGCTCAAAGATGAGATGGTCGGCGACATGCGTCCTGTGCTTCTTGTCATCCTCGGTGCTGTGATGTTCGTGCTGCTCATTGCCTGTGTGAATGTCGCGAACCTTCTGCTGGCCCGGGCTACCGGCCGGAGTCGTGAATTCGCCATTCGCATAGCACTCGGGGCAGGCGAGATGCGGATTATCCGCCAACTCCTCACTGAGAGTGTATTACTCGCGTTCGTAGGTGGCGCGCTGGGACTCGTTCTGGCGAAGTTCGGGACGGCAGCCGCCATCGCTGCCATGCCTGTGACGATGCCGCGGGCGGAGGATATTGGACTCGATCAGCGCGTCCTGTTGTTCACGTTGGTTGTCTCCATCCTTTCAGGCATCGCCTTCGGACTTGCTCCTGCCTGGAAGACCTCACGTTCGGATGTTGGTTCGACGCTGAAGGAAAGCGGCCGCACTTTGGCCGGCGGTCGCAGTCGTGCGCAAGGCATTTTCGTCATCTCCGAAATGGCACTGGCAGTCGTACTGTTGATCGGCGCTGGTCTCATGATCCGAACCTTGATCGTGCTTTGGGGACTCGATGCCGGCTTTAGTCCGCATAACGTGATGACATTTTCCTTTTCAGGACCGGCGTCGTACAAGAACAAGTCACCCGACCTTGTTCGCGCTACTCAGCGGCAGCTTCATGACAAGCTGGCTTCCCTTCCAGGTGTCGAGGCAGTTTCCTTCAGTTGGGGCGCTACTCTGATGCAAAGCGACAACGAGGATTACTTCTGGATAGTTGGCAGGCCCATGCCTCGACTCAGCCAGTTGCCTATGACGCTCCGCTACTTAGTCGAACCCGAATACCTCAAGGCCATGCAGATACAGCTCAAACGTGGACGATTCTTTACCGCCGCCGACAACGAGCATGCTCCAAGAGTGGCAGTCATCGACGAGAGTTTCGCGGAAAAGTATTTTCCTGGCGAGGACCCGATCGGACATTTCATCAACACAAACACTGATCCGGATGATCCTGACAAAGCTCCAAATCCGCAGATCGTCGGAGTCGTCGCCCATGTGAATCAGTGGGGGCTGGATTCCGATTCGAAAAGTCCACTGCACGCGCAGATGTACGAGCCCATCATGCAGGTACCTGACAGCGCCCTCAAGCGCGGTGGATTGGCATCCGATGTTTACCTGCGCACAACGCTGCCCGGCGTGCCGTCGTTTGAAGAGATGCGAGAACGCCTATCGGAGGTCAATGGTGAACTCGTTGTGTTCTCTCCGGAACCGCTCGAGGAAATCGTTGCGCATTCGATTGGACAAAAGCGTTTCGCGATGACATTGCTCGCTGTATTCGCCGGCATTGCCCTGTTGCTTGCCAGCGTAGGAATTTACGGCGTGCTCTCATACCTGGTCGGGCAGCGAACGCAGGAGATCGGAGTCCGAATGGCTCTGGGCGCACAGCGCTTCCACGTGTTGCAGCTCGTTATGAATGACGGAGCGCGGATGACGCTGGTTGGCCTGGCAATTGGAGTCATCGCTGCGCTGGGACTCACAAGACTCCTCTCCCATATGTTGTTTGGGGTTAAGCCGACCGATCCGCTCACGTTTTTGGCTGTAGCTACGCTTTTGTGCACGATCGCGCTTCTTGCCTGCTATGTTCCCGCACATCGCGCCATGAGGGTCGACCCGACGGTGGCTCTAAGGTACGAGTAG
- a CDS encoding magnesium transporter MgtC, whose product MHPLQHMSEPQWKNMMFLSSSVARLLLAGLLGGLIGLERTVHHKSAGIRTNMFICIGAAMFTILSDIIPDPSLADRTRIASNIVQGVGFLGAGAIIHGKGGVSGLTTAATIWVVASIGIAAGAGHYLLATFATGIILLALFLLGSIEAKLGLKRMAMSYEIKGESAPKILDEVNELIEDHHLSLQGLQVGRSQNLSRVMFKVTCTLPEHEKLRADLKMAPAFESVATFNAVSEE is encoded by the coding sequence ATGCATCCGCTGCAACACATGTCCGAACCCCAGTGGAAGAACATGATGTTCCTCTCCTCGAGCGTCGCGCGCCTGCTGCTCGCGGGATTACTGGGTGGATTGATTGGCTTGGAACGGACGGTTCACCACAAGAGCGCGGGCATCCGTACTAATATGTTCATCTGCATCGGTGCGGCGATGTTCACGATTCTTTCGGACATCATTCCGGATCCAAGCCTTGCCGATCGAACGCGAATCGCTTCGAACATAGTTCAGGGTGTGGGATTTCTTGGGGCGGGAGCGATTATTCACGGAAAAGGCGGCGTTTCAGGACTCACGACTGCCGCCACGATTTGGGTGGTCGCCTCCATAGGAATTGCAGCAGGCGCCGGCCATTACCTGCTCGCTACGTTCGCGACCGGAATCATTCTGCTTGCGCTTTTTCTACTCGGATCGATTGAAGCCAAGCTTGGGCTGAAACGCATGGCCATGAGCTACGAGATCAAAGGCGAAAGCGCTCCCAAGATTCTCGATGAAGTTAACGAGCTGATCGAAGATCACCATCTCTCACTGCAGGGGCTGCAGGTCGGCCGCTCGCAAAATCTCTCTCGCGTCATGTTCAAGGTGACGTGCACGCTACCTGAGCACGAAAAGCTGCGCGCGGACCTCAAAATGGCTCCAGCATTCGAGAGCGTCGCCACATTCAACGCGGTTTCTGAGGAATGA